In Corvus moneduloides isolate bCorMon1 chromosome 6, bCorMon1.pri, whole genome shotgun sequence, the sequence CAGCTGCATTATTAAAGGTAGAAATTTGATTCAGTATCACTCAGGAGTACACAGGAGGTAGAGAATTCAAATGAGATGGTCCCAGATAGCAGGGTCAATGGACCAAATGGGAAGGTGAAGAAGAACTTTTTAATGAAGGCTTTCAGAATAATGTTAGTTGCTTAAGTCTTGAATTACTCATTGGGATGGTTCTTGTTAACTATATTTTCATGTTGTATAGACacacatttattaaaattttaagtacTATATTGCTGTTGGAAACCCATAATTAATTGattaattcctttctttctttaacgCAAGAACATTATTAGGAAAGAAGGACAGACCAGTAGTTACAAAGCATTGGGTTGGGGCTTGGGAgtttctgcttcccttcccaaCTCAGTCAGAGGTTCACATTGCAGAAACCTATCTTCTGGGCTGCTTACAGCTACCCACTAGGACTGACCGTCCTTCCTCTCTTAGCTCACATAGTCAGAGCAGGAGTTAGGTGCCTTACCATAGGTAAGCGATatgattttaaaagcacaatACTGGATGGGTAATAGATTAAGAGGTTCAGGTGAAACAATCCCTGCTGGCATGATGCTTGGGTCAAACTGAAAGGTGAAAAAAGTTTCAGCGAGCACAGTGGTCTTATCCTTCTCTATTTTCCTGTGTAAGATTCTTATGCTGTAGGTGCTGGCAAcagatatttgcattttctagacatgaaagaaaaatgtctggtATAAGGATTGGCATGTGCAGTGTCATGTGGTGCATACTGGTTAGTAATACTTGAAATACTTGGGTGTGCTTAATCACCTGTCCCCATGCTTTAATGCACCTCAGTAACTACCACCCCTTGAATACAAGTGCTAAGCATACCAGGAAAGAAGACACTTTCTGTAAAGTCCAGAGGACTTTTTATGGAAGCTTGCAATTGAGGAAACTTTCAAACTTCACTTTGAAGTTGTATAAAGCTGCATTCTACAGACCACAGATTTTCAAATTGTGTATCACTGTTACCAAGGCAGGTATCCTGTCTTCATTAAACTCAATAAAGAACTAAAACAATGCTTAAGAcctttaaaagtaattttctattttcacaCCATCTAATCTCAGTGAGGAAGTTAGATGTGCCTTTTTTATCTTACAGATGAGAAAACTGAAGCCTATTAGTGTTAGTGATATTCCCAAGGTTAAAACTAAGCTGCTCAACAGAAATAGCCATCTATCCCGAATTTTCAGTCCAGCAGTTCCCTCATTAGGCGGTCCATCCCAACCTGAAATCAGTCCAGTATCCTGAGCAGTACTTGGCCAGTGAAAGATATTATTGGAGATCTTTATGGTCAATAAGATTATTTTGTCATCTATCTTGGTGgttagaaggaaaagaaagtagaaTGCATACTATTTTTTCACAATATCCCAGATAGAAATCATCCAGATATTAAAACCTTGGTAGCTCTTTCATTATTAATATTAGTCTTACATAAgtattctgaaaagaaaatccatggTAAAGCTGTTACatgcagaaataatgaaaaattggCTTTCTTTTGAAAGATTCTGGAGCCTAAATAAAGGTTTCTAATGTTATTAAGGAGCAACCTGCCTATTCTCCTGCCCCTTTTATAGGAGGCTGTGGTTCCTGTGTCATACCCACCAACCTGCACACACTGAAGCAGCAATAGGGGGTTCAGTTGTTCAGTTGTTATTGGTGCACCATACATGTAACACACCTGCTACATTTAGTGTATAATTTGCAACTGGAATTGGTTTTCCAGCTGAAGAATTATGATGAGTGGTCACTATTGGTCATTGccgttggtaatttttttaaaattctcgTCCTTGTTATCTACTTAGTTCATATGAATGATGttaattcaaatgaaaaaacataTTGTGAGCAGAACTTACTCCTCCTTGTGCATGTTTTCCTCACTATATATACACTATATTTCATCCTAATTTCACAGTCCCTTTCCAAACTACtgaattttgtctttctgaCAAGACAGTGGAGGAGATTCTTCAAGAAGTATTGAAAGCATGGCATGACACCGTGAGCAGATTGTGCCTTTATTCTTCATTATATAGCTCATCCTACTAGAAAAAACATAGTTCACCAGACATGCATACATCCCCAATCTTAGCAATTTTCCCTGCACTCTGAATGCCTGATCCTTCCCAATGACTATTACATAAGACTATCAGCAAGGAAATGGAGGGGAAGGCAATGTCCATTTCCTTCCTAATTCCATACTCCATTTCCTTCTTATTGCTGCTCTGTCAATATACTTGTGGTCTATATTCTTTACACTAAAAAGTCTTTGTGTAAGATATGACATAATAGGTTTATAGGTATAAAATTTTTTTGATATTTGAAGTAACTTGTGTGTCTATGAGCCATAATCCCAGAAGagctttttttgttgctaaATTGACACAAAAACTCTAATTTCCTTACCTAAGGTGTAGAAGGATAACAAGAACAAGAAGGATAACAAGAAAGTTGAGTGGTTCTCTTGTCATTGAATATACCAGCTACTGGTTAATTAAGAACTCTTTAAACCTGCTTTGGAATGTTCtactcaaaacaaaacaaactgtcAATAAGATGTTTGCAAGATGTTAGCAAATACATGAaattgaaatatatatatggcTCTATTTCTTCTAAAGATGTCAAAATGTGATCTGGGGTGTGGTATAGAAACTGATCTGCATGAACTATACAACAGTAACATGGACTCGGGCAATGTAGACTTCGTAGTGATtttatcagaaggaaaaaaccacatcTGTTTGGTTATTTCCATATTCTGTACTTTTATtcctataaaaaataaataggataGGAAAAGATCTAGCTCTGTAGATAAATGATTAGTATGAAGCTGGTTGACATGGTTTCATGACTTAGAGTTGAAACTGTGGTCAGTAGGGAGGTGGGACTGTAATGGCTCATGGCAGTGTGTGGAAAAACCGGGCATGCCTGTGTCTGTCTGCTCCTCAGTTTAGTTTCAAGCTGCTGTAGCACCTTATTTCTGCTGCTATAGTGAAATAATAAGGAAATGCCTTGTTAAAGGTTAGCTtaacattattaaaaacaaaacagtaattaCAAGGCAcacaaatgaaagagaaaacaagaggcTTATAACCATTTTGTAACACAGTTTGCCCTTGACCACAATGACCTGTTATTCACCTGGGCTTTGATTAGTAAAATAATCTCTGTGTTTGTGACGTTTACAGCCGAAGTTAGATGGaacaaataaaaagggaaggggggaagggggaaagggggagaaatatagaggaaaacaaagaagggGAGTGTCCAGACAACATTTACCTATGTTCTGTCTCCATGTTTATCTATGTTTATAACAACAAAATTACACATGTGAGTAAACAAGTACAAAGAAAAGAGTCATCACTAATGGGGAAATGTCTTTCATGTCACCACTCAATCACGGTCTTTGTTGTTAACTGGAAAAATTCAGTCATCTTGATCCATCAGCATTTCATTCCTATTGGGAAAAGTTAAGACAGAAGCagctcttgttttcctttgaacaATTTAAAAGTGTGTGAGAGGGCAAGGAGAATGAGAAGTGGGTGCACACATGCAGTATGCAAACACGTGGGAGTAAACAGCCTGCTACTTGTATTCCCGCCACCTGCCCGAGGCAGTAACTGAGATGCACACAGAACTGAGATAGATGAAGGGACCACATCAGCCAGGGTGGAAAACCCATCATGGAAACGTATCCATCATATACTCTCTCAGTGGTATTAAGCTACAGAGTGAGAAGGTACAGGCAATTACTTTGTCATCCATATACAGGCTGAGGATCATGCAGATTTGTCTCTGGATAGATTTTGGAAGAGCACCAAGCTGATGTGATACGTGGCTGTGAGCTCCATGTGTGCTTCACGGCACAGAAAGCCTGACTTCTGGCATTGAGAGTTAGCATCTGTTTCCAGTGATTCCAGGCACAACCTCCCGGTTTCCAGTAGGGTCCTAATCACACAACGTTTGCACTTAAGCTCCTCCGCACGGGCAGAGGCAACAGAGAGGATGTCATAGCTGCTATCAAAATGGCTGAAGATCATCAGCTTCTTTGGCTGAGTAACAGAGATGATGCTTGTGAACCCTGTTTCATCaatatttgctttgtttcctccttttttctggTTGGCTCTAATTTTTATCAGGTCTGTGTAATGTTTAACATCTCTACTTAAGCAGAAGATGATGTAGCAGTATAAGTAACAGCGTGGGGAACACCATGGTCAGCTGAATGCAACAGGGCTTCTGGTTTTGTAAGTACTACACATGCATTTTTCTTACAGACTTGCAAATAATGCTTTCTGCAGTCAGTGGAATTTTAATATTAGGTTAATTTCATTTGTCTGCTTGTGATTTGGTTCTGGATGTTGCAATGAAATATTAACCAAGCAGACGTTCAAGGGACCAGTGGGACCTGCTGTTCTGGGGGAATCTGCTTAGACTGAAATCAAACTAAAAAACCCTTTGAAGTCATGGGGACTTATTAAGTACTTGTTAAAAGAGAATACTGATGTAACCACCTTTCAGGTTGGAAACAGCCTTCACAgtgatttaaaattttaaaattacaataatCCCACTAGTGACTGAACAACCAGGTCCAATTTAAAAACTCTTCTGGTGACTTAATTTATAAAGCAACAATTGAATTGCTAAGGCCAGGTTCTCTAATTAGGACTGGGGTGAGTGTAGGGGGTGGGTGGAAGGtcacaatttaaatttaatcGCCCCTTTTATTCCCATAGACAAACTAATATGAGGTCTGgaagagaattattttctgaactTCCATTTTGCATAAAAAGTACTTCCAGATTTAACAAAGCCCTTCcaattttttcagctttgaaatgttaataaaaatattggtGTCAGAAATTTTCTAATCTCAAAATGTTGAAATTACTGTGATTTTCATCTCTAAAGGGAAGATTATGTGAGGAAAGCCTGATGACAATATTCAGTGTTTTTGATGGAAGTACTTAATTTAGATTTCTGTAGAGAGCTATGATACCAGGAGAAATTTTTTAACTGATCTGTTACAGCAGAAGTTAAAAACAGAGCCATGCCTAACATAAacttgctgcagaaaaaaactccaaaccatACTCTTTACTTcagaaattctttaaaatttacaCTAAGCTCTGTATGGACATAGGAAGTAATCATGgatagaaaaaattatttttttctttttcacttaaGTTTGCAATATCTCAaacaactaaaacaaaacagactATGACATATTAAACATCAAATACTTTTGAGACACCTTTTGTACTatataatttcttctctttttccaaagTACATAtgtgttgtttgggttttcctttttttttttttttttgtctctgaagaAGAGGCAGAGTTCTGCTCAAAAGAGATGCAAATAGTTGACTCTTATGCCTATCTAGGGCCATACTCCATCTTTTGGTTTAAGGAAATTCAAATTTAGTGTTATCACTTGTTACTGCGGGTCACTGCAGTGGGCCCTGGCTGATCTCAGGCAGACTCAGCATACTCAGATCCTAGCAAATATGAGAACACACAGCTATCTATATGTTTGTTATGGAAACAAGACCatcaacacaaaaacaaaacaactggTTAATCACTAAGAATCCTTGAACTTGGGCTGCCCTCAGAAACTCTAAATCTTTAGATAGTATGTACAGTCATCTTTCACATCTAGGAATGAATATAGGACCAAGAGAATTTTACTgtggcaggacaagggaaaatacattcctgaaagaaaagaatacaAACAGGTTGTATTGGCTGGAAACCAGAAGAGGAGCCATGATAGTAGAAAAGTTCTAGAAATGTTTTCACACAGAAGTTGCCAGAGCAAAAAGCTTATTTTCATTGATTGCTTGTTACAGTTCTGAAGAGGGTTTATATGAGATGTCTCCCCACAACTGCAGGGAACCGAATTCAGTAAACCAGAGACTTGTCCCAGCTCCTATGGAGAGCAGGGGGCTCGTGTGAAATATATCATGTCAGCTTTAAGAGAACAAGCATAATGAAGAAACTTGTCATCTCCAAGGGAATTAATCTGTGTCCTTTGATTTCCAAATGGGATCActgctcctctttctctttgACCCAGGTTCTTCCCACATCCCATGCAGGTTAACCCACAGTGAGGGGCAAACCACCATTTAAGAAGTTACAAGCACTTGTTGCAGCTCCCCCAAAAGGAGGATTCCTTCATTCCAAACATGCACCTCATTATCTGATGCAAACCTGCTGCTTGACACATGTCATTGTGCCCACCTTTGTGTGCACTGCTGTCATGACACAGGATGCTCCAGGCTTTTGCCTTGAATTTTGCCTTGAAGTTCATATAGATGACCTTCTTCCATCACTTAGCAGCTGTGGCCAGTAACTGGCCATGTGAGTAAGTAACCACAAAGCAGACAGGGATGTGAATTTAACAAGAACTGGATAATCCATGATAGCTGTCTGTCCATGAGCTGCTTCCCTGAGGAAAGTGAGGGAATTTACCCCAGGTCCACTGAATAATGAGCTGCCTCATATTTCCTTACATTTAGCAAATTGTGTTTGGGCAGATGCTGTGGAGTATTTGTCTTTGAAACCCACACCCTGTCTTGCCTCGCAATAATTTGTTTGTTTAGATGTACCCTATAAGAGACAGTGTTTTGGGAAGATAATGTCATTGTTAATAAAGATTATTATGGACTGTAGCTTTATATTTTCATTGCCAATGGAAAAAAGTATTGTCTTTTCAGAGCAGTTACCATGAAATATTATGGTCTTATTATGCCTGATATTTTAATCTATAATTTGGTTgaatttgttaaataaatttgACATTGTGCCCATGAGAACTTTAAGCATCCTAAGTACATTAGATATTTATAGTTGAACTATGTAACACTTATGCTAAAAAACTATTCATTATTTCTTACTACCAAGCACATCATTACCATCTGCTCATTTAATGACTGTTTATTTTGTGGCAGAATAATTTGAAAAGAAGATGAAGTGTCTCCTGTGCCTGTGTTTACTCCTTGCTGTTCTTTGTGCTGTAACCCATTGCTGCCCTGAAGATATTTGCCATGAAGTCAACAATACTAATCTGCGtgatggaagagaaaatttatTAGCATATAGCTGTGACAAGAAAAGCTCTAACTATGCCGATTTTGTATTTAGATTTTACAGGCAGGCTACATCAAAAGAAGctgataaaaatgttttcttttctcccatgAGCATCTCCACTGCCTTTGCCATGCTGGCTGTTGGTGCTAAGTCAACCACTCTGTCTCAGATTTTTGAAGGACTGGGCTTTGATGACCTGACTGAGACTCGCATACATGATGTACATGAAAGTTTTCACAAAGTTTTGTCAGTACTGAACTGTGCTGATGTTAATATCACATTAAATATAGGGAATGCCCTTTTTACAGCTACTGGCTATGAACCACAGGAATCATTTTTACAAAATACCAAACAATTTTatgaagcagatttttttcctagtgattTTCATAAACCAGAAGAAGCTAAGAAGCAAATCAATAAATATGTAGAGGAGAAAACCAAGGGTAAAATTCCTGAATTAGTTGGTCATCTTGATCCAAATACTGTACTGGTTCTTGTTAACTATATTTACTTTAAAGGTAAGATATTTAACATACTATTTCAATAGATTTTttgatacaaaataaaattttagggAACTTCTGATGATTTATTACCAGAATGACTATTTAGGAAAGAGCTAAACCATGCAGGACCTTTGAAGTAAAGATTAGATCTGGCCAGGATCAGAGTATCTGATTGTTGAGAAATACTGATTTCTTGTTTGTGATCCAATTTGCTTGAAAGCTGTGGACAGAGAAGTTCCACACTAGTGGATGCCTCAGAGACAAGGATCCACATAGTCTCACTGGTCTGAGGCCATAATGACTAAAGATGTGTCCAAGATCTCTATGCTGACTGTACATGACAGTCAGACTTGGTGGACTGACATCCTTGCACAAGGACCCCAGCTTTATGGTAGATCTGCTAGGTGCTCTGCATGAAAACCTGGGACATAGTATCTTGAGGGCCTGTGCTTCTGGAGCCTTGCTCAAATGTGATATATGCTCAAACGCTTTAACTGCTGATGAATTCCCCACCAGGCTGAGTGCAGTCAGTTTGCATGGCCTAACAGAAAAGGCATCAGAAGGTCCTGTGACCGATTGCTTACATGATTGCATTTAAATGGCATAAAAGGCATTACATAGGGTTACAGTAGAAGAAGGACTCTCAAATGGTCATCAGCCTTTGGTTGTTCTTCAGCAAGACATGACATGCTCACACTAACTATGATGAGCTTACTGCACACCTAAAATGCTTTACCGTGTGTGATGGAGGAGGTTGAAGTGATTTAGTGAGCCTCTTCTCCCATCAATATACCTCCAGTGTCCTACATTAATTCTGGTCTAATATAGATGAGTCATTCTTTATGATCTTCACGTTTGAGTGCAACAACATGTCTTTTTCCCCATTAGCTGCCTGGGAAAAGTCTTTTGATCCTTTGCGTACATATGAGGATGATTTTTTTGTGAGCACAAATGCATCTGTTAGAGTCAACATGATGCAGCGTGATGGTATCTCAAACAGCTACTATGACCAGGATCTCTCCTGTGTGGTGGTAGAGCTGCCTTACCAGGGCACTGCACGAGCATTGCTTATTCTGCCCGATGATGGAAAGATGAAGCAAGTGGAAGATGCTCTCTCCAAGGAAACTATTTGTAAATGGGATAGCAAACTTGTGACCAGGTAACTCTAGGTATATGGATTGCTATATTTGAGGACACATCGCtgcttttaagagaaaatgaCAATTTCAGATCACCTCCTACTGGACATAATGTCCTGATTTCATAAAGGGAAGTTTTAAGCAATTCTCCAAATGAGTCAGAGCAGAGCATAGTCACTAAGAAACTGCAGGCTCTGTGACCTGACAAGGGGTCACAGCATTGTAACAGCTGCCTCAAGACTTGCTTGGCTACTTTTTGACTCCTCTTCTTTCATGGTGTTAACATGATTCATTTCCTTCACCATGTCTTAGATTTTATCCTCCTTTTCCCTTACTTTAGGCTTTCCACTAGTAGTCTCCTTACTCTCTGTAACCCTCTAGCCAAAACCTCTACTAGCTGCGTATGTGGCACTGGGATGAAAGAGCGACAATGAAGAAATTTGTTCCTTTTCCCAAAATCAAATAGAGAATGTAGATACAAGAAGATGGTGCATCTCTCAGGATGCCAGAATTGCTCAAGGAATACAAAGGCTACCATCAAACAAATTCGCAATGAAAAGAATGCTTTCAAGTGTCGCTGAGTTCTGTGCTATCCACCCTGCTGGCTGAAACGAGGCTGCAAGGGCTCActgctct encodes:
- the LOC116445875 gene encoding serine protease inhibitor 2.1-like; its protein translation is MKCLLCLCLLLAVLCAVTHCCPEDICHEVNNTNLRDGRENLLAYSCDKKSSNYADFVFRFYRQATSKEADKNVFFSPMSISTAFAMLAVGAKSTTLSQIFEGLGFDDLTETRIHDVHESFHKVLSVLNCADVNITLNIGNALFTATGYEPQESFLQNTKQFYEADFFPSDFHKPEEAKKQINKYVEEKTKGKIPELVGHLDPNTVLVLVNYIYFKAAWEKSFDPLRTYEDDFFVSTNASVRVNMMQRDGISNSYYDQDLSCVVVELPYQGTARALLILPDDGKMKQVEDALSKETICKWDSKLVTRRLNLQLPKFSISGSYDVKTLFEQMGITEVFSGNADLSGISGNQDLQVSQAIHKALLEVDESGTEAAGATAIILTRVSYTSRTIKVNRPFIILISDKQTGITLFMGKIVDPTKE